In Cynocephalus volans isolate mCynVol1 chromosome 3, mCynVol1.pri, whole genome shotgun sequence, one DNA window encodes the following:
- the ZNF3 gene encoding zinc finger protein 3 isoform X2: MLLGRFQKDISQGLKFEETYEREVSLKRQLGNSSGERLNRKMQDFGQVAVEEKLTPMGERSEKYNDFGNSFTVSSNLISHQRLPMGDRPHKCDECSKSFNRTSDLIQHQRIHTGEKPYECSECGKAFSQSSHLIQHQRIHTGEKPYECNDCGKTFSCSSALILHRRIHTGEKPYECNECGKTFSWSSTLTHHQRIHTGEKPYACNECGKAFSRSSTLIHHQRIHTGEKPYECNECGKAFSQSSHLYQHQRIHTGEKPYECMECGGKFTYSSGLIQHQRIHTGENPYECSECGKAFRYSSALVRHQRIHTGEKPVNVVGVNRSSLSVPTEVNIREST, from the coding sequence ATGCTATTGGGAAGATTCCAAAAGGATATTTCTCAGGGTCTTAAGTTTGAAGAAACCTATGAACGTGAAGTCAGTCTAAAGAGGCAGCTGGGGAACTCCTCTGGAGAAAGACTGAATAGAAAGATGCAAGATTTTGGTCAAGTGGCAGTTGAGGAAAAGCTAACCCCCATGGGTGAGAGAAGCGAGAAATATAATGATTTTGGGAACAGCTTCACTGTGAGTTCTAACCTCATTTCACATCAGAGACTTCCTATGGGAGACAGACCTCATAAGTGTGATGAATGTAGCAAGAGCTTTAATCGAACTTCAGACCTTATTCAACATCAGAGAATCCACACTGGggaaaaaccctatgaatgtagtgagtgtgggaaggccttcagCCAGAGCTCACATCTTATTCAGCATCAGAGAAtccacactggggagaagccTTATGAATGTAATGATTGTGGGAAGACCTTCAGTTGCAGCTCTGCTCTCATTCTACATCGGAGGATCCACACTGgggagaaaccttatgaatgtaatgagtgtggaaaaacctttagCTGGAGCTCCACCCTTACTCACCATCAGAGAATCCACACTGGCGAGAAACCCTATGCTTGTAAcgaatgtgggaaggccttcagtAGGAGCTCCACCCTTATTCATCATCAGAGAAtccacactggagaaaaaccctatgaatgtaatgagtgtggaaaggCCTTCAGCCAGAGCTCACACCTCTATCAGCACCAGAGaatccacactggagagaagccctatgaatgtatgGAATGTGGAGGGAAGTTTACCTATAGTTCAGGCCTTATTCAGCATCAAAGAATCCACACGGGGGAGAATCCCTATGAATGTAgtgagtgtgggaaagccttcaggtATAGTTCAGCTCTTGTTCGCCATCaaagaattcacactggagaaaagcctGTGAATGTGGTGGGTGTGAACAGAAGTTCCCTCAGCGTTCCTACTGAAGTAAATATCAGAGAGTCTACATGA